GCACAAATGGCTGAGCACACATCATCGCGAGATTGTCCGTCAGACGATTTACCGGACGGCTTGTTTCAAACAGCAAATCCAAAAGGGCAATTGGGATTTATCCCAAGTGCCGATTATGGCGAACGGCGTTAAAGTCACGCCCAAAGTGTAGTCGTCACGCATTTGACTGCATCATTGTCGATCGGCAACTTCTGCTTTACGCTTATAATTGTTTGCGAAAAGCACTTGCATTTTAATCGGGCACTATTCATAGCCAATCGTTGTAAATTCTTGCTGGTCTCATGCGCGCCTGTTTTATCTGTGACACTGCGGCGAAGGTGAATCAATACGCTCATGTTGCCGCGCAAGATTATCTGCGCTGCTCGCGTTGCGGTCTTATTTTTGTCGATGTCATCAACCCGCCGGATCAGCTTTATCACGCCTACGACGGCGGCCTTTTCAAAGCCTGGCGGCGCAAGCTCGTCGCGCCGTTTCGTGGGTTCAACCACGTGCGGAACTTCGACAAGTCCATGGCGCGCGCCAGGCGCATTTTTGATTTTGTCGCCTCGAGATACACGAATCAGCGCCACAATCCGGTCTGGCTCGACATCGGCTGCAACAAAGGCTTCTTGCTCGCCGCGGCGGTGGAAAAGGGCTGGCAAGTTTACGGCGTCGAGCTGGTGCCGGAGTTGATGCGGCCTTTCCAAAGAAAGTTTAAACAATTTGCCGACAACATTTTCTCAAAGCGCTTTATCGACGTGCAAGGAAATTTTTCCGACAACACCTTCGAGGTGATTTCCGCCATTGACGTCATCGAGCATTTTGAAGAGCCGCGCCGTGACCTGAGCAGCGTCTATCGCATTTTGAAGTCCGGCGGCCTTTTTGTTGCGCAAACGCCGGACGGCGCCGCCCCGCAAGCGCAAGAGTTAAAAGAACGCTGGGGCGCTTTGAAACCGCTCGAGCATTTGCACATTTTTAACGCCGTCAATCTCGAAATTTTTGCCAAGCAGCTCGGTTTTGCGGAGATCGAATTTTTTCCGCCGTTTGAAGAAGCGGATGGAAATTTGGTGGCGGTGATGAAGAAATAAAACAGATAAAAAGAAAAAAAGATAAAAAGAAACATGGCCGCAAATCACAAACTTGAAATCTCCGCCCTCGAAAACTGGCTCTGGGAAGCCGCCTGCGTCATTCGCGGCCCCATCGATGCGCCCAAGTTCAAAGACTACATCCTGCCACTGGTTTTTCTGAAACGGCTTTCGGATGTCTTTGATGATGAATTGAACGCGCTGGGCGAAAACGCCAAATTTGTCGATCAAGATCACGATCTCGTGCGTTTTTATATCCCGAAAAATGCGCGCTGGCAGAATATTGCCAAACACACCACCGATCTCGGACAATATTTGACCGATGCCGTGCGGGCGGTGGCACGGCACAATCCGAGGCTGCAAGGCGTCATCGATATGGTCGATTTCAACGCCACCGCCGCCGGCCAGCGCATTCTCTCCGAAGCGCAGCTCAAAGCATTGATGCAGATTCTCTCGCAGTACCGCTTGGGCTTGCGCGACGTGGAGCCGGATATTTTGGGCCGGGCGTATGAATATCTCCTGCGCAAATTTGCCGAAGGCCAGGGCCAAAGCGCTGGTGAATTTTACACGCCGCGCGAGGTGGCGATTTTGATGGCGCACCTGCTCGATCCCCAGCCCGGCGATGCCATTTACGACCCGGCTTGCGGCTCCGGCGGCCTGCTCATCAAATGCCATCTGCGCTTTCGCGAAAAACATGGCACGGATCCACGCCTCGCGCCGCTGCAATTTTTCGGTCAGGAAATCAATCCCGCCACTTTCGCGATGGCGCGCATGAACGTTTTTATTCATGACATGGATGCCGAGATTGCGCTGGGTGACACGATGAATCGCCCGGCATTTCTGAATCCCGACGGCAGCTTGCGCCCATTCGATAAAGTCACCGCCAATCCCATGTGGAACCAAAAATTCCAGCTCGCCACCTACGAGCATGACACCTATGGCCGTTTTGCCGCCGGCACGCCGCCCACTTCCAGCGCGGACTGGGGCTGGGTGCAGCACATGGCCGCCTCGTTGAACGATCGCGGCAAAATGGCGGTGGTGCTCGATACCGGCGCGGTCTCGCGCGGCAGCGGCAATCAGGGCAGCAACCGCGAGCGTGACATTCGCAAAGCCTTTGTCGAGCGCGATCTCGTCGAAGCCATCGTCTTGTTGCCGGAAAATCTTTTTTACAACACCACCGCGCCGGGCATCATTCTCCTTATTCACAAAGCGAAACGGCACAAAGGGCAAATCCTGCTCATCAACGCCTCGCAGGAATTCGCCAAAGGCCGGCCCAAGAATTATCTCGCTGAGGAGCACATTGCGCGCATCGCTGAGGTGTATCTGAAATGGCGCGAAGTTGACGGCCTGAGCAAAGTGGTGACCACCGACGAGGCGGTTCGCAATGACTACAATCTGAGCCCCTCGCGCCATGTCGCCACCAACAACAAAGATGAGGTGCTGCCCATCGAAGAGGCGCTGGTGCTGCTTGCCGAGGCCGAGGAGGAGCGGCAGGCGGCGGATACTGAATTAAACAAGATTCTTGAGAGATTAGGACTCAAATAAAAATGAGCCTTGACGAGCTTTGGGAGCTTCATTATATTAAGCTAATCGTGAGCACACCAATTTAAGAGGCAAGAAAATGACCGCACAGACAACGGCTGAAACCATTTACAGCCAAGTGATAAGGCCATTGCCGCTGCCGGAGCGGCTGAAATTGGCAACCATGATTCTTAATGACATTCCGCCTCAGGCAGTTGTCGACTACAGCGAAGAATGGACGGAGGAGGATATGCGGGATGCTGCTTTATATTCATTC
This genomic stretch from candidate division KSB1 bacterium harbors:
- a CDS encoding class I SAM-dependent methyltransferase is translated as MRACFICDTAAKVNQYAHVAAQDYLRCSRCGLIFVDVINPPDQLYHAYDGGLFKAWRRKLVAPFRGFNHVRNFDKSMARARRIFDFVASRYTNQRHNPVWLDIGCNKGFLLAAAVEKGWQVYGVELVPELMRPFQRKFKQFADNIFSKRFIDVQGNFSDNTFEVISAIDVIEHFEEPRRDLSSVYRILKSGGLFVAQTPDGAAPQAQELKERWGALKPLEHLHIFNAVNLEIFAKQLGFAEIEFFPPFEEADGNLVAVMKK
- a CDS encoding type I restriction-modification system subunit M, which translates into the protein MAANHKLEISALENWLWEAACVIRGPIDAPKFKDYILPLVFLKRLSDVFDDELNALGENAKFVDQDHDLVRFYIPKNARWQNIAKHTTDLGQYLTDAVRAVARHNPRLQGVIDMVDFNATAAGQRILSEAQLKALMQILSQYRLGLRDVEPDILGRAYEYLLRKFAEGQGQSAGEFYTPREVAILMAHLLDPQPGDAIYDPACGSGGLLIKCHLRFREKHGTDPRLAPLQFFGQEINPATFAMARMNVFIHDMDAEIALGDTMNRPAFLNPDGSLRPFDKVTANPMWNQKFQLATYEHDTYGRFAAGTPPTSSADWGWVQHMAASLNDRGKMAVVLDTGAVSRGSGNQGSNRERDIRKAFVERDLVEAIVLLPENLFYNTTAPGIILLIHKAKRHKGQILLINASQEFAKGRPKNYLAEEHIARIAEVYLKWREVDGLSKVVTTDEAVRNDYNLSPSRHVATNNKDEVLPIEEALVLLAEAEEERQAADTELNKILERLGLK